ttgcCCCCTTATCAATtggtttcaacatgatatggacatTAGGCTCATTGggggaaatccaggctctgaattgaaagagtactatttatgtgatttaacacaaagtgactaacacaaaaagagttgtcctctaaccagtgatgtacacattattcccagaatCAACTGATTTCAACATAATATCGATGagttatgacaaataagtgttgtgttcctttgtttagcgacccctagatttaaatgcatcactccaaaatgtagctgactgtttTCTGCAGGTTGTTCTCTAACCAGTGAGCTAAAaaatatctcccatttccatgtgtttttttgttgttagtttcaacagcacgtacaacctgatttcccccctaatcgatatccgtgatttattgctacttgtcaaaacaacagtgtttttggtgcttgtgcagtttataaggagcttgttttaaaaaagacaattattgtggcagatgtttgtgtatatatcacatgttaggttttcaattcatcccaaactgtttctgcatattggttattgatttggacacgttaaaactgtgttttgacattggggctatcccacctagcaaaatgtaattgaaaagccGTTGAAAATAATACTATGCAatcaaatatttcatatttacatttcatgtaacatttagtaatgaaaattattcatgcaaccaactgacagttttttgggtacaattatattgacattgttgccctgtttttagaatatcagggttaattctcagatgtgccaacccaaatgtactagagcatgacattggggactgggccccgatccaacaacatgcctatctagtgaaccctgaaaagagagagaagctccgcagtgaggtggaaagttactacaggtattgcaggagtttcctcttgaaatcagacatgtccgtGGTGAGAACAacctggttgctgattgtctcaagggtgggCATTCAAAACGTTTtgtgttttgcgtttagccagtgcattgccatggatcacagtttatttttactgcacgtttttccgtattagagatgagttttgtttgggctcgttccaaggggacgagagttctagaagctagtcagttttaggaagacgagagttctagaagctggtgagttttaggaagacgagagttctagaagctagtcagttttaggaagacgagagttctagaagattgtgagttttaggaagaagagagttctagaagctagtgggttttaggaagacgagagttctagaagctatagAAAGAAAATCTTTGTgggaataataaaaaataaatattgtttttaattgttgtttgccagtagacagacaccatgtttatattggtgacggtgaagcattgtagttgattataatgtgaaatggaagttgttttctgttgttggtGAGCATTCTCTTAAGGTGTTAGTtagtctttggtttttccatttatgttttgaggttggacattagcacgtatagctcgttagcacgtaggacgcactgattggtgtcacctcgttagtcagtatgtgttacacctgtgctggcttgtccatctcgttagtgggaaggtgtttcacctgagctggtccaggttctatttaagagtgtctggcccagtgctccagttgtcttgatagatgtggagagttaacacctttagttgctccacctttttggtttgcttcctgtctttaagtttggtgtgggtttttcttttgtttgcctcttcttgggcagatttagtgggtctcatggtaggtgtcttttatgtcccagttgttgttacttgtcaattttcagtggacacccccatagtgtctttgagaacccctcctaaaaaaaaagcttatattttgggttggatattgcaTTCAATTAGTGTTTTAATCATTGGCATTTCCTTAGAATGCTCATTGGTCTTTCAGTTGTTAATCTTCTGTTATttttgtgtactaaatatttctggttattttcattgttttctcctgtgaagccattgtgttgcatccacgtctgaaatgtgctgtataaataaagcttgatttgattttaagaaatgaacccaatgactgaccaatcaacagactcttggtccATCTTTGTATGAAAATCAATCTCAATcccacttttccagcctgctgaaggcgtggtggagtggtaaacaccacccccggctctaccaggggcttgaggtggtctcccacagctctgcttatgtcatgttctgtggccttgccgttccatttcttgactgcccctgcaacacagaaagaaacacatttagtcatattatataaaacactcaaagtaatggatatggagcatctatggactcagttacacctggcacctaaatgtgacttctgtcatctgatcactccaagctgcattaggttcagatctaccaggatgggcctttgacatagtctggatgcagtcaggccactgaatataaataagcaatgtaaagagaggtggtgaatgagtggggaaaagtacatttgaCACAAATAACCTTCATAataacaaagaacaaatgtgtgtgtctgaggggaAATTGactttcatacagccaaaaggggtgagaaattacaccaatatcagtggacaatttgcactaatgtaaattaacatagatgatggaacatattcccttttTGCTTACGTGATGAACCGCTAAGgggacataaatatttaccatctaaaccatgtgtgacctctcacctctcaatCTAATTGCATCAGTAAAATCTGTTGAAATAAAACCACAGATAAATACACCTAACATAGTACAATCTAATAGCATCAGTAAAATCTGTTGAAATAAAACCACAGATAAATATACCTAACATAGTACAATCTAATAGCATCAGTAAAATCTGTTGAAATAAAACCACAGATAAATATACCTAACATAGTACAATCTAATAGCATCAGTAAAATCTGTTGAAATAAAACCACAGATAAATATACCTAACATAGTACAATCTAATAGCATCAGTAAAATCTGTTGAAATAAAACCACAGATAAATATACCTAACATAGTACATCTATTAAACAATACATCACAATACAGCAGAAATAGTTACACATTATAGAGATCCATTCATGGATGTACAGGTCTGTTGGATAAACCTTCAGAAATAGTTACACATTATAGAGACCCATTCATGGATGTACAGGTCTGTTGGATAAACCTCCAGAAATAGTTACACATTATAGATCCATTCATGGATGTACAGGTCTGTTGGATAAACCTTCAGAAATAGTTACACATTATAGAGACCCATTCATGGATGTACAGGTCTGTTGGATAAACCTCCAGAAATAGTTACACATTATAGATCCATTCCTCGATGTACAGGTCTGTTGGATAAACCTTCAGAAATAGTTACACATTATAGAGATCCATTCATGGATGTACAGGTCTGTTGGATAAACCTTCAGAAATAGTTACACATTATAGAGACCCATTCATGGATGTACAGGTCTGTTGGATAAACCTTCAGAAATAGTTACACATTATAGAGACCCATTCATGGATGTACAGGTCTGTTGGATAAACCTTCAGAAATGTCCCCTGCTGATTTCTTCCAGGTGTCCATAGCGGACACCCTGGTCCTGTGAATCCTGGCCGTGGACAAATTCTCAGTCAGAAACATAAGTCAGAATACAGCCTCTATATTCTCTCGTGTGTTTTCAGgtcctctgactgggaaaatgtcTTTTCACAatgagagcagtggtatgtcttcTCCTCCTGTGTATTAGTATGttggaaaggcttttctcctgtgtgttttctctcatgCTTTTTCAGACTCACTAACcacctaaaactctttccacagtgagaacagtgataaggcttctctccagtgtgtgttctctcgtgCCCAACCAGGGCCCCTAACTGAGTAAAATTATTTCCACAGTGGGAACAGTGGTAGGGCTTTtctcctgtatgtattctctcatgcATTTTCAGGCTCCTTAACcacctaaaactctttccacagtgggagcagTGGTGTTGGTTAGGCGTCTCTGGGTCTGTTTCCTCTGAGGAACTCTTCCCGCGGTCAgactctggtctctctcctgccaAAAGACaaacagattattattattatttttattttatttatttttttattatttatttagttaAACAGAGAGACCTGAATGAAGCCTGTATTAAATAAATTTGTCTTCCTATGAGGTTTAATCTAGACTAGATCCCTCAATAACCTGAGGTCAGTCTtcacaacattacatcattaaaAATAAACTTGGTGACGGTGagatttaaaaacaaatgatGTAGAGCTCGAAATCTAATTTCTCAGGGAAT
The DNA window shown above is from Salvelinus fontinalis isolate EN_2023a chromosome 40, ASM2944872v1, whole genome shotgun sequence and carries:
- the LOC129839940 gene encoding zinc finger protein 3-like isoform X1 yields the protein MSSLNFSPLVEEDEVCWTEKGGLWLNVVVKEEEEEEDVTVKQEVVDEAVKVKEEEKDVSVKEEEDAFRVKEEEEVTLKEEEEAVFGVKNEKEGEITVILTEESGDLITTRERPESDRGKSSSEETDPETPNQHHCSHCGKSFRWLRSLKMHERIHTGEKPYHCSHCGNNFTQLGALVGHERTHTGEKPYHCSHCGKSFRWLVSLKKHERKHTGEKPFQHTNTQEEKTYHCSHCEKTFSQSEDLKTHERI